A stretch of the Drosophila sulfurigaster albostrigata strain 15112-1811.04 chromosome 2L, ASM2355843v2, whole genome shotgun sequence genome encodes the following:
- the LOC133850222 gene encoding uncharacterized protein LOC133850222 isoform X2, with amino-acid sequence MIELNFIYVLATAFIVLSHLELSSDAVPLQSHPSGVHIQDLRKQPDLYAAASNQNLNVVQKNTTLDKTKEKMRVHVHPALTTKFMEFVAQAQMREGEETDEPPDGASDNGVDDSTDAGAGGGGAGGSGTGGNGTDTGGTKGHEITISVPKFHKDHMGNWIYHVWGATYGNLWGDTRFNNAQFTIPRIRVDSNASINYYPDGPRSTVCMGSTIYNVPAVQNWLRRNVYTEVHKHPTLLDPLRQQIYKEGRSEECHDPEKYSKWKDYQECAMRRNQRMEYYIPKYPLHQIGFKGSKEGAKHA; translated from the exons ATGATTGAActaaatttcatatatgttTTAGCCACGGCCTTTATTGTT CTCTCACACTTGGAGTTGTCCTCAGATGCTGTGCCCCTTCAGTCGCATCCTTCAGGTGTGCACATTCAAGATTTGCGCAAGCAACCAGATTTGTATGCAGCGGCCAGCAATCAGAACTTGAATGTCGTCCAAAAGAACACTACGCTCGATAAGACAAAAGAAAAGATGAGAGTTCATGTGCATCCGGCACTGACCACCAAGTTTATGGAATTTGTGGCGCAGGCACAGATGAGGGAAGGCGAGGAAACGGATGAACCTCCCGATGGAGCATCTGATAATGGAGTCGATGATTCTACAGATGCAGGAGCAGGTGGCGGTGGAGCAGGCGGCAGTGGAACTGGCGGCAATGGCACTGACACTGGCGGCACCAAGGGTCACGAGATTACCATATCGGTGCCGAAATTCCATAAGGATCACATGGGCAACTGGATTTACCATGTATGGGGTGCCACCTATGGCAATTTGTGGGGCGACACACGATTCAACAATGCACAGTTCACCATACCACGCATTCGCGTCGATTCAAATGCATCCATCAACTACTATCCCGA tGGTCCCCGTTCGACTGTTTGCATGGGATCAACAATCTACAATGTTCCGGCTGTCCAAAATTGGCTGAGACGCAATGTCTATACGGAGGTGCATAAACATCCAACCTTGTTGGATCCACTCCGGCAACAGATCTACAAAGAAGGCAGATCCGAGGAGTGTCATGATCCCGAAAAGTATTCCAAATGGAAGGATTATCAGGAGTGTGCAATGCGACGCAATCAGCGCATGGAATATTACATTCCCAAATATCCGCTACATCAAATTGGCTTCAAAGGCTCCAAGGAAGGTGCCAAGCATGCATAA
- the LOC133850222 gene encoding uncharacterized protein LOC133850222 isoform X1, with protein sequence MIELNFIYVLATAFIVVSLSHLELSSDAVPLQSHPSGVHIQDLRKQPDLYAAASNQNLNVVQKNTTLDKTKEKMRVHVHPALTTKFMEFVAQAQMREGEETDEPPDGASDNGVDDSTDAGAGGGGAGGSGTGGNGTDTGGTKGHEITISVPKFHKDHMGNWIYHVWGATYGNLWGDTRFNNAQFTIPRIRVDSNASINYYPDGPRSTVCMGSTIYNVPAVQNWLRRNVYTEVHKHPTLLDPLRQQIYKEGRSEECHDPEKYSKWKDYQECAMRRNQRMEYYIPKYPLHQIGFKGSKEGAKHA encoded by the exons ATGATTGAActaaatttcatatatgttTTAGCCACGGCCTTTATTGTTGTCAGT CTCTCACACTTGGAGTTGTCCTCAGATGCTGTGCCCCTTCAGTCGCATCCTTCAGGTGTGCACATTCAAGATTTGCGCAAGCAACCAGATTTGTATGCAGCGGCCAGCAATCAGAACTTGAATGTCGTCCAAAAGAACACTACGCTCGATAAGACAAAAGAAAAGATGAGAGTTCATGTGCATCCGGCACTGACCACCAAGTTTATGGAATTTGTGGCGCAGGCACAGATGAGGGAAGGCGAGGAAACGGATGAACCTCCCGATGGAGCATCTGATAATGGAGTCGATGATTCTACAGATGCAGGAGCAGGTGGCGGTGGAGCAGGCGGCAGTGGAACTGGCGGCAATGGCACTGACACTGGCGGCACCAAGGGTCACGAGATTACCATATCGGTGCCGAAATTCCATAAGGATCACATGGGCAACTGGATTTACCATGTATGGGGTGCCACCTATGGCAATTTGTGGGGCGACACACGATTCAACAATGCACAGTTCACCATACCACGCATTCGCGTCGATTCAAATGCATCCATCAACTACTATCCCGA tGGTCCCCGTTCGACTGTTTGCATGGGATCAACAATCTACAATGTTCCGGCTGTCCAAAATTGGCTGAGACGCAATGTCTATACGGAGGTGCATAAACATCCAACCTTGTTGGATCCACTCCGGCAACAGATCTACAAAGAAGGCAGATCCGAGGAGTGTCATGATCCCGAAAAGTATTCCAAATGGAAGGATTATCAGGAGTGTGCAATGCGACGCAATCAGCGCATGGAATATTACATTCCCAAATATCCGCTACATCAAATTGGCTTCAAAGGCTCCAAGGAAGGTGCCAAGCATGCATAA